Part of the Desulfatiglans anilini DSM 4660 genome is shown below.
GGATCCTGACGGATCAGGATATGGAGGGGATGCCCTCCGACAACGACGGGAGGTTCTACTGGCTGCTCGACAGGATCGTTCGCCGGGAAGGGATAGGCGACGTCCTGGCCAACGGGACCTACTGGGCGGCCCAGCAGATCGGCAAGGGAGCGGAAGCCTATGCCCACAACAATATCAAGAAGCATGAGCAATTGCCGCTCAAGCTCGGTATGTTGAACCCAATCTACTTCCTCATGTATTCCACCGGAGAGAAGATCAACATCACCCAGATCGAAGGGCAATTCCCGCAGGCGCCTTTCCCGACAAGGGAGGAAAGGGAGGCCTTCGTCAAGGACTGGATCCAGGTCCCGGACGAGAAGTTCAAGCAGTATTTCCTGGACTGGGAACTGCGAGGAGAGAACTCGATGCCTTTCTATCCGACCGTGGAGATGTGCTGTGACATCGTGGATTGGCAGGAGAGGATGCATTACATCGACGACGCCCTCGGCATGTGCGCCGGCCTGTCTTCTTTTCCGCTGAAGCCTCCCTACCACATCCACAATTACCCGAAATTCATCTCCGCCGGGGCCGGGATCGAGATGGACGAGGCCAAACTGACGGAGGCCACCAAGCGGTACCGGACCCTCGTAAGGGCGAATAACATCCGGAGGGGAATGCGGAGGAAGGACGAGAAACCTCCCCAGGATCACTGGAAGAAAAGGTTCCCCGAACTGGAAGAGAAACTCCTGGATACCTACTACGCTTACAAGGGTTGGAACAAAGAGGGCATCCCCACCAAAGAGACGCTGCATGCCCTGGGATTGGATTATGTCGCCAAAGATTTCCTGGAAAGGGGCATCTTGACGGATGATGAAGGCACTCCTTCTAAAGAGACTTCGGCGGAGAAAGAGCCGAAATAGGCTGGAGGGAACGAATCGTGGCTGGTGAGAAGAAGAAGAAAATCGTCAAGACCATCAAGGTTGACGCGGATAAATGCAACGGCTGCCGGGCATGCGAGGTGGTCTGCTCGGCCTTTCACGCCGCGCCGAAATACAGCAGCAACAACCCCGCGAGGTCCCGCATCCGGGTGATTCGCGAGCCGATCCGGGACATCTACCTGCCTGTGTATGCCGGGGAGTATGCACCGGCGGAGTGCATGGGCAGGGACAAGTATATCATCGACGGGAAGGAATACGACGAGTGCGCCTTCTGCCGGGCTGCCTGCCCATCCCGGGACATCTTCAAGGAGCCCGACTCCGGCCTCCCCCTCAAATGCGATATGTGCGAAGGGGAGGAGGAACCCTTGTGCGTCAAGTGGTGTCTGGTGGATGCCTTGACCTACGAAGAACGGGAAGAG
Proteins encoded:
- a CDS encoding (4Fe-4S)-binding protein, translated to MAGEKKKKIVKTIKVDADKCNGCRACEVVCSAFHAAPKYSSNNPARSRIRVIREPIRDIYLPVYAGEYAPAECMGRDKYIIDGKEYDECAFCRAACPSRDIFKEPDSGLPLKCDMCEGEEEPLCVKWCLVDALTYEEREEEVEEEAEAQEDLEIGLEALADKYGLDTIMETVAKMSMSKKGS